A window of the Salvelinus alpinus chromosome 3, SLU_Salpinus.1, whole genome shotgun sequence genome harbors these coding sequences:
- the LOC139571156 gene encoding transmembrane protein 100-like encodes MGCSSGRQPPAPVLQPDLDCGSSIPPESPHRRDLVQTPESLSTLERLAQATGGTEKSWYRCVFPFGVISLVIGVAGTGVTFMYNTPDLHQTKVVSMVLLVVGMVMLLMAAVCWRDHRLKRRKKKEGGFFCSEQGTL; translated from the coding sequence ATGGGCTGCTCCTCGGGACGCCAACCCCCGGCCCCGGTGCTTCAACCAGACCTGGACTGTGGCAGCAGCATACCTCCGGAGTCCCCCCATAGAAGGGACCTGGTCCAAACCCCAGAGTCTCTCTCCACACTAGAACGACTAGCCCAGGCCACTGGCGGCACGGAGAAGTCTTGGTACCGCTGTGTGTTCCCGTTTGGGGTGATCTCCCTGGTGATCGGTGTGGCGGGGACAGGGGTCACCTTCATGTATAACACGCCAGACCTGCACCAGACCAAGGTGGTGTCCATGGTGTTGCTGGTGGTTGGGATGGTCATGCTGCTGATGGCGGCAGTCTGCTGGAGGGACCACAGGCTGAAGAGaaggaagaagaaggagggagggttCTTCTGCTCTGAACAGGGCACATTGTGA